In Actinomycetota bacterium, the genomic window ACCGGCCACGGCCTCCCGGCCCCGTCGGCCGAGGGCGCCCTGCCGATGCACCTCTCCCTCCTGCCCGGCCAGACCCCCCAGGCGGACCTGGTCGCCGGCCTGGAGCGGGGCCTGCTGGTCACCCGCTTCCACTACACCAACCTGGTCAACCTGATGGACACCACCATCACCGGCATGACCCGCGACGGCACCTTCTGGGTCGAGGACGGCCGGGTCGTCGGCGCCGTCCGCAACCTCCGCTTCACCCAGTCGATCCTGGAGGCCCTCTCGTCGGTCCGCGCCGTCGGCGCCGAGACGGAGATGGCCACCGAAGACGGCTACGGCGCCGCCCGCGCCCCCGCCCTGGCCATCGACCGGTTCGCGTTCTCCAGCGCGACCACGTTCTAGCCGCTACTGCGCCTCGGCGCCGACGTGGGACCATGGCGGCATGGGTGAGGAGCCGCCCCGGCCGGTGGTGGCGGTCGGGCTGGTGGCCCGGGACCGCCGTGGCCGGCTGCTGCTGGTCGAGCGGGGCAGCCCGCCCCACAAGGGCCACTGGTCGCTGCCGGGCGGGCGGGTCGAGGGGGGCGAGACGATCGCCGCCGCGGCGGCCAGGGAGCTGCGGGAGGAGACCGGCCTGGAGGCCGCCGTCGGCGAGATCGCCGGGGTCGTGGAGCGGATCGGCGAGGGCTACCACTTCCTGATCGTCGACCTCTGGGCGGAGCTGGCCGACGACGCCGTGCCCGTGGCCGACGGCGACGCCGCCGACGCCCGCCTGGTCGAGCTCGGCCAGCTTCCCGGCTATCTGCTGTCGCCCGGCCTGGCCGGGTTCCTGGCCGGGATCGGCTGCTGGCCCGACGGGGCGCCGGTTCCCGACGACCTCCCTCCCCCGCCGCCTCCTGTGGCCCGGCCACAGTAGGCTGGGGGGATGCCGGAGCTTCCCGAGGTCGAGTCCGTCCGCCGCCAGCTCGAACCCGAGCTGCGGGGCCGGCGGGTGCTCGGCGTCTGGGCCGACACCCAGCGGCGCTTCCACGCCCCCGACCGGCTGTGTGGCCGGACGGTCGAGGGGGTCGGGCGCCGGGGCAAGTTCCTGCTCTGCCCGCTCGACCAGGGCCTGGAGCTGGTGCTGCACCTGGGCATGACCGGCGTGCTCCACTTCGGCGTGGCCGACGCCTACGCCCGGGCCCGGATCGCCCTGGACGACGGCCGCGAGCTGGTCTTCCGGGACGTGCGCCGGTTCGGCGGCCTGGCCGTGGTCGAGGCCGGCGCCTACGGGCCGCTGCCGACCCTGGCCCGGCTCGGGCCCGAGCCCCTGTCGGAGGAGTTCGACCCCCGCCGCTTCGCCCGCGACCTGGCCGCCACCCGCGCCCCGGTCAAGGCCTACCTGCTGAGCCAGCGGCCGGTGGCCGGGGTCGGCAACATCTACGCCGACGAGGCCCTGTGGCTGTCCCGTATCCACCCCTCCTCCCGCCGGGTCGGCCCGCGCCGCGCCCTCGCCCTCCACGGCGCCATCCGCCGCGTCCTGACCGAGGCCATCGACCGCGAAGGCACCACCTTCCGCGACTACCGCATGGTCAACGGCGAGAGCGGTCGCAACGCCGACTTCCTCATCGCCTACGGCCAGGCCGGCCACCCCTGCCCCCGCTGCGCCACCCCCCTGCGCAAGGTCCACCTCGCGGGTCGCGGGACCACGTTCTGCCCGGTCTGCCAGCGGCGCTAGGGGTCGGGGGTTCGGACGAAGACCCCTACGCGAACGGCGGCCGCGATGGCGCCGCTCTCCCCGGGCGGTGACGGCGCCGACGATGAGCCGCACCGGCCAAGCGATGTGCCGGTGCCATGCGAGGATCGGGAGATCGAAGCGACCTGACGATCAGGCCAGGCCGCCACCGAGGTCCGCCGAACCCGCCTCCGCGAAGGGAGCGACGATGACCAAGCCGCAGCCGATCCCCGACGGCTATGGGACCGTCACGCCCTGGGTCGTCACCAGCGACACCCGGCGCCTGCTGGAGTTCATCACGCAGGCCTTCGACGCCGAGGAGATCGGCCTGGTCGAGGTGGAGGGCGGCGCGATCGGGCACGCCGAGGCGCGGATCGGCGACTCGATCATCATGATGTTCGACTCGCCGTTCCCGGTCGCCACACCAGGTCTGCTGCGCCTGTACGTCGAGGACGGCGACGCCGTGTTCCGCCGGGCGGTGGCGGCCGGCGCCACGGTGGTGACCCGGCTGACCGAGCTGGCCTGGGGCGACCGGGTGGGGCGCGTCCGCGACCCACTGGGGAACATCTGGTGGATCCAGGAGCGCGTCGAGGAGCCTGCTCCTGACGAGGCGGCCAGGCGCCTCCAGGATCCGAAGTACACCGAGGCCATGCGGTACCTCCAGTCGAGCCTCGCAGCTGGCCTGGACGCGTCCTAGCGGGTCGTGGCTCAGGAGCGCGTCGGCGCATCGCTGATCCGAGCGTTGGCCCTCTGTGGCCCGAGCCCCGTGTCGGGTGACGGCATGGGGCCCGGACTCCCTACCCGCGGCGGCCCCAGAACAGGAGGCGCTTGAACGGGTACCGGTACGGGCGGCTGTCCTCCAGCCGCGGGACGAGCCGGGCCCGGTAGGTGGCCAGGAACTCCCCGAACAGGTCCTCCGGCATGCGGGCCTGGTAGTCGGTGAGGAGGGTGCCCCGGGCCCACTCGACGACCTCGTCGCGGGCGGCCAGGTGGTGGAGGTAGACCTGGAGCCGGACGTGCTGGGGGGCGAGGCCGAGGCGGTCGAGCAGGTCCGCGTACCACTCCGGGGCCTGGACCGGCGACTGGCGGCGGTAGCCGCCGAGGGCCGTCCGGAACGGCTCGGTGCCCGCGACCTCGGCGGCGACGACGTGGGAGGGATGGTCGTGGTTGGCCGGCATCTGCACGGCCAGCTGGCCACCCTCGCCCAGGCCGGCGACCAGCCGCCCGAGCAGCCCCTCCTGGTCGGGCAGCCAGTGCAGGGCGGCATTGGAGAAGACGACGTCCCAGCCGCCCTCGGTGAAGTCGGCGATGTCGCCCTGCTCGAACCGGAGGCCGTCGCCGGCCAGGGCGACCGCCCGCTCCAGCATGGCCGGCGAGCTGTCCAGGCCCAGCGTCTCGCCGGCCTCGAGGCGGCGGTGGAGCTGGGCGGTGAGCTCGCCGCCGCCGCAGCCGAGGTCGACCACCCGGCCGCCGGGCACGGGCCGGACCAGCGACAGCAGGTCGTGGAAGGGCGCGGCCCGCTCGTCGGCGAACCGCTCGTACCGTCCCGGGTCCCAGGCGTCCACGGCCGCCATCCAAGCCGCCGGCCCGGCGGCCGTCAACGCCGGCGGCCGATATCACCTGGGAGGCCGGCGCCGGCCGGCAGGTCGCAATTCCATCACACCGGATCACACCGGAAGGCCGAGATGCGGCAAGATACCGATGACGGGAAGCGGCCCGACGAGACGGACGGAAATGGGGACCCGGTTGGCCGACCAGCAGGTGATCGGGAAGGTCGGACGCGTGACCGGCACGATCGCGCCCGAACAGGTCGGCGAGGTCATGATCTCCATCCGCGGCGGCAGCGAGGCCTTCAACGCCTATGCCGCCGACACCCAGGACACGATCTCGACCGGCACCCGCGTCGTCGTGATCGAGTACTTCCCGCCACGGACCGTCGTGGTCAGCCCCATGTAGGGCTGCGTGGAAAGGCTGAGCAATGGACCCCCTGATCCTTGCCGGTGGCGTTGTCGTCGGCTTGGTCGTCCTGTTCGCGATCTTCAAGCTCATGTGGCGGGTCGCCGAGCCCAACGAGGCCCTGGTGATCTCCGGCCTGCGCGAGCACTCCTCGCCCGAGGGCGCCGGCGAGAGCATGGGCTTCCGCATCGTCACCGGCAAGGGCACCCTGGTGCTGCCCGGCATCCAGACGGTCCGGCGGCTGTCGCTCGACCTGCGCGAGGCCCCGCTGTCGATCGAGTGCGTCACCCACCAGGGCATCCCGCTCGGCATCCAGGGCGTCGTCATCTTCAAGGTCGGCGACGACTACGTCTCGATCGCCAACGCGGCCCGCCGCTTCCTCGACCAGCAGCAGCAGATGGACGCCCGGGTGCACAACGTGTTCGCCGGCCACCTGCGGGCGATCGTCGGCAACATGACCGTCGAGGAGATGATCCGCGACCGCGAGAAGCTCACCTCCCTGACCCGCCAGTCGTCGGGGTCGGAGATGGAGAAGCTCGGGCTGATCGTCGACTCGCTCCAGGTGCAGGAGATCCACGACCCGACCGGCTACATCCGCAACCTGGCCCTGCCGCACGCGGCCGCCGTGGCCCGGGAGGCGCGCATCGCCCAGGCCCACGCCGACCGGGAGGCGACCACCGCCGAGCAGGGCGCCGACGCCCTCAAGGCCGAGGCCAGGCGCGAGAGCATGATCAAGCAGGCCGGCTACCAGGCCGAGATCGACAAGGCCTCGGCCGAGTCGCAGCAGGCCGGGCCGCTGGCCGACGCCTCGGCCCGCCAGCACGTGGTCGTCGAGGAGACCAAGGTGGCCGAGCTGGAGGCCCAGCGCGAGGAGCAGCGCCTCCAGGCCAGCATCCGCAAGCCGGCCGACGCCAAGGCCTATGAGTCGGTGACCCTGGCCAAGGCGTCCCGCGACGCCCGCATCGCCGGGGCCGAGGCCGAACGTCAGGAGGTCGAGCTGCACGCCAAGGCCTCGGCCGAGCGGGTCCGCCTGGAGGCGGTCGCCGAGGCCGAGCGGGTGCGGGTCGACGCCATCGCCCGGTCCGAGTCGACCCGGCTCATCGGCGAGGCCGAGGCGGCCGCGACCGCGGCCAGGGGCCGGGCCGAGGGCGAGGCCGTGCAGGCCAGGGGCATGGCCGAGGCCGAGGCGATCAAGGCCCGGGCCGACGCCCTGGCCGAGAACCAGGACGCCGTGATCGGCCAGCAGCTGGCCGAGAAGTGGCCGGCGATCGTGGAGGCCGCGGCCAAGCCGTTCGGCTCGGTCGACCAGATGATCATCCTCAACGGCGCCCAGGGCCTGTCCGAGGCGCTGGCCGCGGCCCTCAGCCAGGGGGTGGCCGGCCTCCAGCTGGCCCGCAACCTCCTGGCCGGCGGCGGCAACGGGGCCAAGGCCGAGCCCGGCGACCGCGACGCGCTCCAGGCGCCCGGCGCCGCGCCCCGGGACCGCACCTCCTGACCGCAACCGCCGGGGCGGCGGTCCGCGAAGATAGGACTGGTTCCTGTCCGCGGGCGAGGAGGGAGGTGTCGGGATGCTGGTGGCGGTCACCGGGGCGTCGGGGCTGATCGGCACGGCCCTGGTGCGGCGCCTGCACGCCGAGGGCCACGAGGTGCTGCGCCTGACCCGCTCGGCCCCGAGCGCCCCCGACCAGGTCCGCTGGGACCCGGCGGCCGGCGAGCTCGATCCCGACGCGCTGGCCAAGGCGGATGCGGTCGTCCACCTGGCCGCCGCCAACATCGGGGAGCACCTGCGCTGGACCGGGAAGGTCAAGCGGGACCTCCTCCAGAGCCGGGTCCAGGGCACCAGGCTGGTCGCCGAGACCCTGGCCGGCCTGGCCCGGGGGGACGGGGGGTCCGAGGGGCCTCGGGTGCTGGTGTGCGCGTCCGGGGTCGGGTTCTACGGCGACCGGGGCGACGAGGTGCTCACCGAGTCGAGCAGCGGCGGCGAGGGGTTCCTGGCCGACCTGGTGCGCCAGTGGGAGGCAGCCGCCGGCCCGGCCAGGGAGGCCGGGCTGCGGGTCGTGCACATGCGCACCGGTCCCGTCCAGGACGCCGCCGGGGCCGGCCTGCCCAAGCAGG contains:
- a CDS encoding methyltransferase domain-containing protein; amino-acid sequence: MAAVDAWDPGRYERFADERAAPFHDLLSLVRPVPGGRVVDLGCGGGELTAQLHRRLEAGETLGLDSSPAMLERAVALAGDGLRFEQGDIADFTEGGWDVVFSNAALHWLPDQEGLLGRLVAGLGEGGQLAVQMPANHDHPSHVVAAEVAGTEPFRTALGGYRRQSPVQAPEWYADLLDRLGLAPQHVRLQVYLHHLAARDEVVEWARGTLLTDYQARMPEDLFGEFLATYRARLVPRLEDSRPYRYPFKRLLFWGRRG
- a CDS encoding VOC family protein is translated as MTKPQPIPDGYGTVTPWVVTSDTRRLLEFITQAFDAEEIGLVEVEGGAIGHAEARIGDSIIMMFDSPFPVATPGLLRLYVEDGDAVFRRAVAAGATVVTRLTELAWGDRVGRVRDPLGNIWWIQERVEEPAPDEAARRLQDPKYTEAMRYLQSSLAAGLDAS
- a CDS encoding SPFH domain-containing protein: MDPLILAGGVVVGLVVLFAIFKLMWRVAEPNEALVISGLREHSSPEGAGESMGFRIVTGKGTLVLPGIQTVRRLSLDLREAPLSIECVTHQGIPLGIQGVVIFKVGDDYVSIANAARRFLDQQQQMDARVHNVFAGHLRAIVGNMTVEEMIRDREKLTSLTRQSSGSEMEKLGLIVDSLQVQEIHDPTGYIRNLALPHAAAVAREARIAQAHADREATTAEQGADALKAEARRESMIKQAGYQAEIDKASAESQQAGPLADASARQHVVVEETKVAELEAQREEQRLQASIRKPADAKAYESVTLAKASRDARIAGAEAERQEVELHAKASAERVRLEAVAEAERVRVDAIARSESTRLIGEAEAAATAARGRAEGEAVQARGMAEAEAIKARADALAENQDAVIGQQLAEKWPAIVEAAAKPFGSVDQMIILNGAQGLSEALAAALSQGVAGLQLARNLLAGGGNGAKAEPGDRDALQAPGAAPRDRTS
- the mutM gene encoding bifunctional DNA-formamidopyrimidine glycosylase/DNA-(apurinic or apyrimidinic site) lyase, with translation MPELPEVESVRRQLEPELRGRRVLGVWADTQRRFHAPDRLCGRTVEGVGRRGKFLLCPLDQGLELVLHLGMTGVLHFGVADAYARARIALDDGRELVFRDVRRFGGLAVVEAGAYGPLPTLARLGPEPLSEEFDPRRFARDLAATRAPVKAYLLSQRPVAGVGNIYADEALWLSRIHPSSRRVGPRRALALHGAIRRVLTEAIDREGTTFRDYRMVNGESGRNADFLIAYGQAGHPCPRCATPLRKVHLAGRGTTFCPVCQRR
- a CDS encoding NUDIX domain-containing protein, which encodes MGEEPPRPVVAVGLVARDRRGRLLLVERGSPPHKGHWSLPGGRVEGGETIAAAAARELREETGLEAAVGEIAGVVERIGEGYHFLIVDLWAELADDAVPVADGDAADARLVELGQLPGYLLSPGLAGFLAGIGCWPDGAPVPDDLPPPPPPVARPQ
- a CDS encoding TIGR01777 family oxidoreductase, translating into MLVAVTGASGLIGTALVRRLHAEGHEVLRLTRSAPSAPDQVRWDPAAGELDPDALAKADAVVHLAAANIGEHLRWTGKVKRDLLQSRVQGTRLVAETLAGLARGDGGSEGPRVLVCASGVGFYGDRGDEVLTESSSGGEGFLADLVRQWEAAAGPAREAGLRVVHMRTGPVQDAAGAGLPKQALMFRLGVGGRFGSGRQWLSWTSLDDIAGAYLHALTHDGLDGPVNNVAPNPVTNAEFTATLARVLHRPAVLHAPAFALRLVLGETADEFLLVSQRARPARLLETGYRFRFPELEAALRHTLGRPG